agtcGTTGGTCACAATTAAACTGTACAATCGATATTGAAGAGTATATTAAACCCACgtgttaaaaaaaagacatttaagtaacaattttatatagaATCTCATTTTTCAAGGCTGACATTAAACCAATagattttcatatattttagcataattcaaaaattaacTTATATCCTCCCAATtcaaatgtatcaatttaaaattcaaactaataattaCTATCTAAATCGTGAAAAATTCATAAGTGGCATAATTTATGATTCTATTATggaaaaaatcatatttgtaattaattaaatctttctacttttcataaataaaccTATTTATAGTCGTATAAAGAAATGCATCAATGTTTTGGAATTAAAGtacaaatgatattttaaagataattacAATGAATAGTCTAAACTGATTGAATtatagaaatacaaaaatttaatggattcaaattataaattccACTCTAACCAATTGTAGAATGCGATATAAACTTctatatttatgaaagtttaacATCGAATTGACACAACTGCTAAAACAAAAGGATATACTTCGAAAAAGGTAtaacacctttttttttgtaaaagttCTACATCTTGACATTGACCATCGAAAATATGGATAAAAGAACGAAACTTTGGATctactaaaattttgaaaatattatgtCATATGTGCACTATTGATTGTACAGTTTGAGAGAgcagaaaaatggaagaaaaagggttaaagaaaacgaaaaataTGAATCCACAACTGAAAAGAATGCACTagagaaactaaaattaaaggtttttgaatttgaagatgAGGCACTGTGATGAGAAGAAAAGACGAGGAGACAGCccaaagaaagaggaaaatcCAGCCCAAATAGATGAATTTTGGAAGAAACTGGGAATTTGGAATTGGATGTGCTTGAAGAAAAAGGAGGGGGGGTGGGATATATATTATcgtcactattttttttttcctttaaaaaatttgcttTGTTTTGCTGAAGATACTCGTACGAATCACATTGGAGGAAGATATACATGACAAAAGACCCGAAATTGGATTTAATTctaagcaaaagaaaaaatttagcTGTAAATAGTTATTGCAACAACAAACCCCATACGCAAATTCCAAAGAGAAATTCTTCCTTTTGCCTGTCTCTTCACCTTCATCCTAAAATTTcccatttttctatttgggttttgttttaattatgtgTTAATTAACCAAAAACAGGAAATTTATGCAACCCATCTCACATTGTCTTATGCTTCAATCTTCTTAACAAGATGGGTTTCTCTTTTTGGGTCAATAGATGCCAAAACGTAGCAGTAGGAGGACAGAGTAGAGGAGAGAGACAGGGGTGGATGAGATAAGCAATCGAAGAATTTTTTCGCCATGGAAGAAggtatttcttcttcttcttcttcttcttcttctcagaTCGTTCTAATCGTTGGTTCGGTTCTGTTTTCGTTTCTTCATTGTGGGtttcttcttgttttgtttcacAACCCTGGAATTggatttggttttgttttgggGTTGGGatgtttcattttgtttgcTTGGGCTGAAGTTTTCTTCTGCAATGGCAAAATGGGTGTTTGGTTAACAATAGAACTGAGTTGAACAGATGATTTTACATGCTTGCTTTTCTTGATGTttgattctttcttttttctcttttgggttttgtttgtcGTTTTCATCAGTTCTAAGAGACGGTTGCTTTTAGGGATGTATCCATCCGTGGGTACATAATTTTGGTTCTGTGGCAATAGTTTGAGTTTGCTGCTTTGTTTCGTCTGGAACTTAGTCTTGGTTGGATAAATCGGACGAACAGCCAAATAGAAAATCGATTTTGTGGTGGGTTGATTTATTTACATTCAAATGCTTTGTGTTGTCCTGCAAGAAGCTTGGCTAAGGAGGGATCAATCCCGTTTGActccctttttctcttttgggttttgttttccgtttttagaagttttaatAGTTGGTTACTTTAGACATTTTGTAGTTTCATAACTTTGATTCCATGGTAATGGAAGTATCAACTGAGTTTAGAAACTTAGAATACATTTGATCAATTGAACGAACAACCAAACAGACAGTTGCTTAATGTTGTCCTGCCAGAAGCCTGGCTAGGTGTGGTTATGGTGGTCACTGAGgcaaaatatttctttcccATCAGATTGCATGGAAGAACATCTAATCAGTTCTCATTCTCCtttatcctttttatttagttaCAAAGGGTGCATGTACATCTCAATTGCCTCTCTTTGATTCTTATAAGTATTgcattttttatctttaccTTTCGTTTCTGAGTCGTGAGTGTTGGGATATATGATTCATCAATTATTGGAATTAGCCAAAAAATTGAGTTGAATATCTATTGTCTGTTCACAGCTCCTTGCCCCTAGGCTATTACTTCCTcctttctaatatattttcagtttccagaaaagaaaaaaaagaaagctattCAGTGGCAAATGGACGATAATTTTCATGCTCACAGCATGAAGGTGTTGGCTATGCCCAGGTTTCCATTGTTTCAAATTCTCCCACTGACACTTACATGTCCTTTCATTGAAGTCAATGAAGGTCAATTGATTGTACCTCATGAATCAAACATACAAATGATGTATATTTGACATTTGCTACAATCATACAAAGACATGTTATTATGTGTTAATTGTAATGacatctttatattttattcaaaatggTAAGTGTATCTCGAGTATGAAATTATGGTGTTTGCACAGGCTTATTGCTTTAATGTTGTATGATCCCACATTCATCTATTATCGATGTCTaaggaaataaaaacatttaaatcttTGATGCTTTGATGTTTATACATGGTCTATATGATTCTTCAACTCTAGCTGTGGCTTGTTTGTAGATTTCCACTGTATGAACTTGGAACCATGCATGACCATCACTTCTATGACCGATTTTTAGcgatttattgtttttttcttgaactCAGAGTTGGGTACTGCTATGCATTCAGAGGAGAACAAAGATTCTACCGAGAAGAACAAGAAACGAAAGCTCAAGACACCTTCTCAGTTGGTTGCTTTAGAGAAGTTCTATAATGGTAAGAGTACATTCTCTTGTCAACTCGTCCTATAGAttctttgttcttcctttaATCTGATAAAGTTTATAATGCCCATTCCAGAACACAAGTATCCTACAGAGGAAATGAAATCACAGCTCTCAGAGGAGCTAGGTTTGACTGAAAAGCAAATATCTGGATGGTTTTGCCACAGAAgattaaaagacaaaagatTTTGTGATACATATACTAGTGTACGACAGGATCGTTCAAGTGGTGTCATTCAAGATCATGGCAGTGGGCTTGCACAAGATTCATGTGGTAGCACGAAAAATGGAGACTATTGGCATATTGATCCACGTGAAGTTGAAAGCCAAAAGCCCTATGGTCATGAACTAGCTACAGACAACGTCCTTGAGCGTAGGAGTCAATATACAGAAAATGTTAGTAATATGGAAAATACATCTTCGGAAAGCAGTTCTTCTTTAAAAGATAGGTTATTATCTCAAAGTGAGAATCCATACGATACAGAAGTTTCTCGGTATTTAACACACGAGGGTGCTATTCCACCATCAAATCCAAAGGCTTTAAGCTCTCTGCGATATAAACCATCTGGCTATTTAAAAGTGAAGGGTGAAGTTGAAAATGCTGCTATTACTGCTGTTAAGAGACAGTTAGGTGTGCAATATCGGGAGGATGGTCCACCTCTTGGTGTCGAATTCCAGCCACTTCCTCCTGGTGCATTTGAGTCCCCTGCTAAAGGTCCAAGCCATGGTAAacattaaaatgtattttattgtatGTTCCTAGTTTCTGTCAGTAGTCTTTTTCTTATGGCACATGAGTTTGCACttgtaaatgaaaatgtttttactttgttatgctcaataaaaattgtatttactattttatgcacttgaataatattaattgGTTCACCATTATTAAGGTTTTTCTTTCCcctttcttcccattttttcTCCCCTTTATTCTGAATTAGTATTATCATTAGTGAAACTGGTCATCGATGATAGGCTTCTAAATTCTGATGATAGATGGagtaaaaaaaacttcaataagATTAGTTTGCGATTGATAAAGTGTGGATGCCCCTTTTTTTATTCTAGGGATTGCTGAAgatttaaaatctaaagaaCAGACATTTGTGAGGCATGCTATCAACTTGAAACCTTGTCCCTGTCATGGAAAAGcaaaatatagataaattCAAGTGAATTGAAAATTACATAACGAGTCCACTTTTACCTttccttctttcctttttttgtgtgtgtgtggtgaTGGGACTCAAGATGATTCTATAGTGAGACACTAAGAATAATCAGTATCACAGATTCAGTGACATTGTAATCAATTCAGTTCTCCTACGCAGGATGGTGGGTACTGGTTGGAGGATATCATAGATAGAAATAGGAAGAGGGTGTAGAATCAGAAGATAGTAGAATATTAggtaatatttaaactttaaagtaATAATCATGGATTTTACTGAACACAATGTCATAAACTTACAGTGCGTCTGTCAGTAGAGATGACTCTTAGTTTAAGCGTTTCATCCAATGCAGAATCTGTCATGCATcagaatattattttcttctgtATTTTACCTCCTATGATTTTTATCTCTGTTACATCAAACTTTCATTCAGCATCATTTTTTCTATGGATACTCAACAGATTCATACTATGTTGGAAATCCGCTACTTCCTCGTTCTCCAGACATATTGACattgaagaaacaaagagCTGTTGGCTCTGTAAGTGAACCTTGATTAGCTTTCTTAATATGTTGTTTTATTATgggttttttatttgatacgGCTCTAATGTTAAGAGTTAAAAGATGGTATCGAATTTGATAATCTATTTGATTTGATCTGTGTGGAACTCAGAGGCTTTGTTTTATGCTGCTATTTCGCATTCCTATCTCCTCTAGTTCCTcccaaatatttcttttatatgcttttattttagGATCACTGACAACTGTGCAATCAATTTAATAAGCCATAGATATATGTACATGCTTGTACACACATTGGTGTTCTTGCTGAATCTggatatatttcttttatatgcttttattttagGATCACTGACAACCGTGCAATCAATTTAATAAGCCATAGATATATGTACATGCCTGTACACACATTGGTGTTCTTGCTGAATCTGGATCTTTCATTCGTGTATTTTGAAGTGAAGataatgaattttttcttcatctgtGAGTGCGGAGAAGTTACAGTGTTGGTCACTTCCAAGAGGGAAATTCCCACAACCTTCATTGGTTACAAGTTGTGACAGTTGTTGGAGAAACATTCAAGGCCCCAAGTTAGAAGAATCAAGGCATACACTTGGAGAAACTTGAGAGTTGAAATAACTCTCATTTATGTAGTTATTCTGCTAGCTTTAAAGGGTGTCCTTTTCAAGTTTCATATTTTGACAGCATAGTTTGCAAGGAAGAAAACACAAATGAGGAAAAACAATGATGTTCTTATTAATTGATGAATAGAGTTTACTCTCTCTTGTGCTTTTATTTAGACATGCAACACTTATTACCATCAATGACGAAATACTAGTATTTTAGTGCTTCAATATGAAGTTTGAAATTCTGCTCCAGTTTAAAATCATACTTTAACATTGCACTTGAGATGATTTTGATCTTTCATGATTACCTGTGATCTGTTATCAAAGATTAtcatgaaataaaaagatttaaaagatGGTAGTTTCTCCTAATTTTTTCTTGCTCTTTTTGATTGCTCCACAGAGGTATGAAGTGCACAGTTCAAATATGAGTTCTCAGGACTCATATAGGGAGGAGGCTGCTCCCACCGGCACTACATGTAGACCTGAGAGTCAGGAAAAGAATTCTGTTTACCAGTTAAAGAAAGGTTCCAACTATTACAACAAAACCGATACTTTTCCCCGCCAGAACTCTCCCTTGAATGTGTATGAGGAATCTGGTGGGTTGACATTTTCAAGTAGTAGTAAAAGAGATCACAAAATGAACCCCAGCTATAACTTTCCTAGAAGCAGATCTGATTCTGTTTCCAACAATCATGGCTCCTATTCTTCAAAAATTGTTAGTGAACCAACAGAGATGCAGTTACATAACCACGGTAGTGTAGCCTCAAGGAGTTTTTATAGGAGTGGCTATTTGGACTATAATCCTAAAAAGATGCCAAAGGTTTGTACTTCATACCTTTTTATTGTATGTTCTCGAATTATTTTCCCCCAAGGATcaactttgatatttttcatttttttaatcctcTTGTGCTTGTTTAGGAAATGTTCAGCGGAGAAGAAAAGGCTATAAATGAAAGTAGTGATCCAGTTAGAGGGAAGATCCCACCAACAAATGAATTGGCTGTGAGTTCAAGCGGTTTCATGTTCTGcataatgttttaatttgtgGTATTGTGGTTTGTTGCTTACACTTTCCCTATTCGTATATCAAGGTTGTGAATCGATGTCAGCTGGATTTTCCTCGGTCAGACTATGCAGCAAAAGCGTCCTTTTCTGAAAAACCAGGGCGGAAAAATCTTACTAGAAGGTCAGCTCAAATAACTGTTGTTAGTAGCAGGCAAACTATTGTGCATTTGTAGTATCTGCAAATGTTTCTCGTTTATACTGTCCTTGTTTGAGGCTTTTATGACCCAATCCCTAATTTATTGAGTATCGAAAAATCATCTTGATGATGGTttgatcaattttttgttgCTAGTGGTcagaaaatttcttttctgGAATAGGGAAGTTTTTCATTGAATGGGAATACATACTGTAGAAGGTGAAGACAAGGTATCATCCCATGTGCTTGTGACTTTATAAAGAGGAGTTCCAATTGGTGtaagttaataaaattaaaactagaaagaaaaagaaaaaaacaaagacattACCATCTTTGATCTGGTTTCTCTCATAG
This DNA window, taken from Cucumis sativus cultivar 9930 chromosome 6, Cucumber_9930_V3, whole genome shotgun sequence, encodes the following:
- the LOC101207235 gene encoding uncharacterized protein LOC101207235; the protein is MEEELGTAMHSEENKDSTEKNKKRKLKTPSQLVALEKFYNEHKYPTEEMKSQLSEELGLTEKQISGWFCHRRLKDKRFCDTYTSVRQDRSSGVIQDHGSGLAQDSCGSTKNGDYWHIDPREVESQKPYGHELATDNVLERRSQYTENVSNMENTSSESSSSLKDRLLSQSENPYDTEVSRYLTHEGAIPPSNPKALSSLRYKPSGYLKVKGEVENAAITAVKRQLGVQYREDGPPLGVEFQPLPPGAFESPAKGPSHDSYYVGNPLLPRSPDILTLKKQRAVGSRYEVHSSNMSSQDSYREEAAPTGTTCRPESQEKNSVYQLKKGSNYYNKTDTFPRQNSPLNVYEESGGLTFSSSSKRDHKMNPSYNFPRSRSDSVSNNHGSYSSKIVSEPTEMQLHNHGSVASRSFYRSGYLDYNPKKMPKEMFSGEEKAINESSDPVRGKIPPTNELAVVNRCQLDFPRSDYAAKASFSEKPGRKNLTRRPITEMPYSFTVDEAEDTSSSLD